A window of the Cannabis sativa cultivar Pink pepper isolate KNU-18-1 chromosome X, ASM2916894v1, whole genome shotgun sequence genome harbors these coding sequences:
- the LOC115708919 gene encoding large ribosomal subunit protein uL3z: MSHRKFEHPRHGSLGFLPRKRAARHRGKVKAFPKDDPAKPCKLTAFLGYKAGMTHIVREVEKPGSKLHKKETCEAVTIVETPPMVIVGVVGYVKTPRGLRTLNTVWAQHLSEEVKRRFYKNWCKSKKKAFTKYSKQYENEEGKKSIQAQLEKMKKYATIIRVLAHTQIRKMKGLKQKKAHLMEIQVNGGSIAQKVDFAYGFFEKQVPIDAVFQKDEMVDIIGVTKGKGYEGVVTRWGVTRLPRKTHRGLRKVACIGAWHPARVSFTVARAGQNGYHHRTEMNKKIYKLGKVGQESHTASTEFDRTEKDITPIGGFPHYGVVKDDYLMIKGGCVGPKKRVVTLRQSLLKQTSRVAMEEIKLKFIDSSSKFGHGRFQTTQEKQKYYGRIKA, from the exons ATGTCTCACAGGAAGTTTGAGCACCCCAGACATGGTTCTCTTGGATTTCTTCCAAGGAAGAGAGCTGCCCGTCACAGAGGAAAGG TGAAGGCTTTCCCCAAGGATGACCCAGCTAAGCCCTGCAAGTTGACTGCCTTTTTGGGATACAAGGCTGGCATGACCCACATTGTTAGGGAGGTGGAGAAGCCTGGATCAA AGCTTCACAAAAAGGAGACATGTGAAGCTGTGACTATTGTTGAGACACCCCCAATGGTTATTGTTGGTGTTGTTGGTTACGTGAAGACTCCACGTGGTCTTCGTACCCTGAACACCGTCTGGGCTCAGCATCTGAGCGAGGAGGTGAAGAGGAGGTTCTACAAGAACTGGTGCAAGTCCAAGAAGAAGGCCTTCACCAAGTACTCCAAGCAATACGAAAAcgaagaaggaaagaaaagcATTCAAGCTCAGCTTGAGAAGATGAAGAAGTATGCTACTATCATTCGAGTTTTGGCTCACACTCAG ATCAGGAAAATGAAGGGTTTGAAGCAGAAGAAGGCTCACCTTATGGAGATTCAGGTCAATGGTGGTTCCATTGCCCAGAAGGTGGACTTTGCTTATGGTTTCTTCGAGAAGCAAGTCCCTATTGATGCTGTCTTCCAGAAGGATGAGATGGTTGACATCATTGGTGTGACCAAGGGTAAGGGTTACGAAGGTGTTGTTACCAGGTGGGGAGTCACCCGTCTTCCTCGTAAGACTCACAGGGGTCTTAGGAAGGTTGCTTGTATTGGTGCCTGGCATCCAGCCAGAGTGTCCTTCACAGTTGCTAGGGCTGGACAGAATGGATACCATCACCGTACCGAGATGAACAAGAAGATCTACAAGCTCGGCAAGGTTGGACAGGAGTCCCACACTGCTTCCACTGAGTTTGACAG gacCGAGAAGGACATCACTCCCATCGGTGGGTTCCCTCATTATGGTGTGGTGAAGGATGACTATCTGATGATCAAGGGAGGATGTGTTGGACCCAAGAAGAGGGTTGTCACCCTCCGTCAGTCGCTTCTCAAGCAGACCTCCCGTGTTGCCATGGAGGAAATCAAGCTCAAGTTTATCGACTCCTCTTCGAAGTTTGGACATGGACGTTTCCAGACAACACAGGAGAAGCAGAAGTACTATGGAAGGATCAAGGCATAA
- the LOC133032195 gene encoding uncharacterized protein LOC133032195, with product MHIQGDMMTWDNHRSGKNHVKSAMDKGIVNGAWLQLFPKSVLCSVQTSTSDHRPLCLDTGGIGPKFTRCFKFKESWTRDCRSNLVVASAWDSVAHPWAPARVFKKIGATRVALLQWKRTEFGKIDSIIQELELKLDQMQQLPAGSRDWNSEIEIRRSLNEARAKKTIYWK from the coding sequence ATGCATATTCAAGGAGATATGATGACTTGGGATAATCATCGGTCTGGAAAAAACCATGTGAAATCTGCCATGGATAAAGGCATTGTGAATGGAGCGTGGCTTCAGCTGTTTCCAAAATCTGTTCTCTGTTCCGTCCAGACGAGTACTTCTGACCATAGACCTTTGTGCTTGGACACGGGGGGAATTGGTCCTAAATTCACCAGATGCTTCAAATTTAAGGAAAGTTGGACGCGGGATTGCAGAAGCAACCTCGTTGTTGCCAGTGCATGGGATTCGGTGGCCCATCCGTGGGCCCCTGCTCGCGTTTTTAAGAAGATCGGTGCTACTCGGGTTGCGCTTCTTCAATGGAAGAGAACCGAATTTGGTAAAATTGACAGTATCATTCAGGAGCTGGAACTAAAACTGGACCAAATGCAACAACTGCCTGCTGGCTCCAGAGATTGGAATTCGGAGATTGAAATCAGACGAAGCTTGAATGAAGCCCGAGCCAAAAAAACGATTTATTGGAAGTAA